AAGCCTCTCTACTAATGCACCAGACACTACTCCTGTTTGGTGTAGCTATTATCACATCTTTGGATTTAGCATCAAATGATTTGAGTTCTAAATCTGAAGTACTGTCACAACATTTTCCATCTGCTTTGTTTATCTTTTGAAGTAAGGATTGCTTAATATGTGAATCCACCATCCAAGTTTCAGAGATATTTATTCCAGGGGAGCAACTTAGTGAGTTAGAACTGCTTAGACAATCCTCTTGTAATATATCTCCTATTCTAGACAATATGCTGAAGGCTAAATTTCCAAGAACTCTTGAATAAGCTTCCATAATGGAATGTCCAATATCCTACAAAGATAACGACATAAATCAAATCACATTACCACTGAATTAGGAAAAACTCTTTGGCCACATGTATAACAAAATGGCTTGATAAACTGTTGGTTTCTTTAGTTTAGAAAGGCTGGAATGTAGATGGAACAGATAAaagtataacaaaaaatatgtacTCGTATGTTTCATCAATCAGAATAATTTGTCAAATGCGTTATACTAAAAAACTTACCTTGCCATATTGAACTTTAGCAGCATCAAGAAATGTTTGAGGAAGATTAGGATATCTGATTTTAAGCAGCTGTAAAAGTGTTTCAGCACGGTCCAATAATAACTCCAATTTATCAGCTTCTGACATAGGGCCCTTCACAAAAGACCATGAGGTTCGAACCGGTGATTTGCCAGTGACTTGTTCCATAGTTCTCTCTTTCAACGAGAATATAACAGCTTCCAATTTATTAATGGTCTCAAGGGCCATATGTTCAGATTTTAAATTGAGAGATTTAATCATGTCTTCTCCAGAAGTTGATTCagctgtcaaaaccttgtgcaGTTCTTGTCCAAGGTTTGCCTTTCCAGACTGCAACAAAGACACATTCAACATATCAATGAagatcaatttaatttattaaacatCAGACTGCAACATAAACACAATCAAATGCCAAGAACCAAATCACATATCAAGTGTATACGGTTAAAAGCCTTCGATgcattagaatttatttgcttgaAGTTATTCAACATTACAAAACTATTACCTTTGCAAGTGCATCTCTAATAACCATTGGCACAGGCATTTCAAGCAACACATTATCATTGATAGATTTGGCAGCCTTGAATACTTGGCGTACCACCTTCCCCTGATGAACCAACCTCTTTCTTTCGGTATCAGAAAGCCCAGTTTTTGGTACTTGAGGTGAGGGAAGCCACCATCTTTTACTATGCCGCACACTCATGTCTTTCCCTTCAGTCCGGCTTCCTCCCTCTCCATACCAGAACTCTGTTTTCACCATTGAATCAAGTGCATCCTGTCaacaaataatccaaacaaaatgtTGCACTTAGCAGCCTAATATGTTGCTAGTAAAAATCTCGTTCAAAATTGCACAGATGTAGAAAACAAATGACATAAGACTTTTCTTAGAATAgctaaatttgaaagaaaaaaagtagaaCGTTAAAGATCACTGTTGATTGGAATAAAGAGATGACATACGATAAGCATACAGTCCAACTTCTGGAGTGCTGGAAGATTCATGTGAATGTCTGCACGAGCTTTAGGCGTCATTATCTGTTCCAAGAACAAAACTTTCTTATTTGGTGGCAAAGGGATGTATAAAATAGTTTACTTTTTCTTAACTAGCTGAAATGAAAAATACCTCAAAGATTCTACCATTGGCATTGTTTTGCTTAGCAGGAACTAGCTCAACCATATAGTTAGTAGGAGACAGTAACCAGTCCATTTCTCTTCGCCATTTGCT
Above is a genomic segment from Medicago truncatula cultivar Jemalong A17 chromosome 5, MtrunA17r5.0-ANR, whole genome shotgun sequence containing:
- the LOC11409434 gene encoding rop guanine nucleotide exchange factor 14 isoform X1 — its product is MFRMKKGLACCSRGKKISIDFHDHERIMTYNGLESCILNNQSYEEESRTSRGDGGITDSFDDDDSSCSSSKDAFGSFSSKCLTMKREDEQGLEEWELSESPQHFHVKEKPSYAIQHSDIEAMKENFSKLLLGEDVTGGTKGITTALALSNAITNLSVTVFGELWKLEPLSEERKSKWRREMDWLLSPTNYMVELVPAKQNNANGRIFEIMTPKARADIHMNLPALQKLDCMLIDALDSMVKTEFWYGEGGSRTEGKDMSVRHSKRWWLPSPQVPKTGLSDTERKRLVHQGKVVRQVFKAAKSINDNVLLEMPVPMVIRDALAKSGKANLGQELHKVLTAESTSGEDMIKSLNLKSEHMALETINKLEAVIFSLKERTMEQVTGKSPVRTSWSFVKGPMSEADKLELLLDRAETLLQLLKIRYPNLPQTFLDAAKVQYGKDIGHSIMEAYSRVLGNLAFSILSRIGDILQEDCLSSSNSLSCSPGINISETWMVDSHIKQSLLQKINKADGKCCDSTSDLELKSFDAKSKDVIIATPNRSSVWCISREACTSVSTQNSP
- the LOC11409434 gene encoding rop guanine nucleotide exchange factor 14 isoform X2, which codes for MTYNGLESCILNNQSYEEESRTSRGDGGITDSFDDDDSSCSSSKDAFGSFSSKCLTMKREDEQGLEEWELSESPQHFHVKEKPSYAIQHSDIEAMKENFSKLLLGEDVTGGTKGITTALALSNAITNLSVTVFGELWKLEPLSEERKSKWRREMDWLLSPTNYMVELVPAKQNNANGRIFEIMTPKARADIHMNLPALQKLDCMLIDALDSMVKTEFWYGEGGSRTEGKDMSVRHSKRWWLPSPQVPKTGLSDTERKRLVHQGKVVRQVFKAAKSINDNVLLEMPVPMVIRDALAKSGKANLGQELHKVLTAESTSGEDMIKSLNLKSEHMALETINKLEAVIFSLKERTMEQVTGKSPVRTSWSFVKGPMSEADKLELLLDRAETLLQLLKIRYPNLPQTFLDAAKVQYGKDIGHSIMEAYSRVLGNLAFSILSRIGDILQEDCLSSSNSLSCSPGINISETWMVDSHIKQSLLQKINKADGKCCDSTSDLELKSFDAKSKDVIIATPNRSSVWCISREACTSVSTQNSP